The following are from one region of the Heliangelus exortis chromosome 2, bHelExo1.hap1, whole genome shotgun sequence genome:
- the FYCO1 gene encoding FYVE and coiled-coil domain-containing protein 1 isoform X1, translating to MAATSGESQLQRIIRDLQDAVTELSKEFKEGGEPITDDSVNLQKFSYKLEYLLQFDQKEKNTLLGNRKDYWDYFCDCLAKVKGANDGIRFVKSITELRTSLGKGRAFLRYSLVHQRLADTLQQCFMNTKVTSDWYYARSPFLNSKMSSDIVGQLYELTDVQFDLASRGYDLDAAWPTFARRTLSSLGSSAYLWKPPSRSSSMSSLVSNYLQAQEFPSSPDANSSLNVEHLEGFEEMRVELDQAELRQRELQDRIHHLELENQELQAAVSLQKEQVEVEKEKSNNYSEENSRLIKIITELQKQCEVSHSTQSTVHDLQKCLQSLELNAVEQQKEYSTKLEQLVTSKEDCASKLQVLNQELEASRALVAMKDLYINDLKAKLSSTEQKNLNFLEKVDAALEEKGQQATAHCDSALQIQALLEKLQETEKEKADMQRLNDEHVSQLKAAREELQLREEAQKELESRYNRLTVDSKEESEKLHGSLETVAKELDALQKALSLKETEMAELQTQVMGSLAQVGSMEKNLEEARKEKEKLEEEYGRREGALKQKVQSQAEQLELEEGRLTKVSQTVCNLEEQNQKLLSENKHLSQKVKELEDQVEQQNSAVSEMGEENRKLKAENENLQQSEKKMEGKLKSLEMSEASLEAEVARLRASEKQLQSEIDDSLVSVDEKEKKLRDENKQLDEDLQNARRQSQILEERLETLQSDYEELKQREETTKEFCASLEEQLKTAKQDNILMDKTIGTLKESSECLQSQLTEKEVELQGLESLCEQLRAEAERHRKRAETFEVEKLSVEKTCIHQTTLIESLTSEKKEVEKLQLQQAASLEKEAKELASRLAISEEQLEVNRSEVSRLQAEVLDLRVKLQQMTGEREQMRGDLAVRETALGEQKALVQQLKEQNESLNRNHVEELVQCKEREEVLKKEQETAAHQKAELENSLLNLKEELCKVKQYLEAARMENEENKELLHRTNTDMAELGIQICALTSEKVDAEEQLAQATERLKELEEQAAEQQENLKLEISNLRQENKSLQEKLEEAQISAAAVPSLQSQLETVKKQSQNFQETSQEELSAIKFQMSTEILNCQTKFKAVSEECGNIRGQLEEQRRQLHAAEEEIAELQAANTNLSRKLDEAREQLSESESARLQKEEEVTSLRELLARIQKEADEAKEKMMDYSEKLSKVAADRDSSDQKLFAELDDLTRTKQFLEERLIELIRDKDALWQKSDALEFQQKLSAEQRWQGDTEVNHCLDCQREFSWMVRRHHCRMCGRIFCYYCCNNYMVTKPGGKKERCCRACFTKPRVIVDNADDSGSSANQEESPASLESPGSPPERAFVANETSKLPDDAAFDIITDEELCQVQESESLHDESQMERDSLDRSVTDLNRPGGSLYIRILGIFSGNDSLIHPVINLLRSREAKNSTCNSSTYDESEEWQVAQDAEICLLKSGEIMIKLPLTVEEILNFGEGNRELFIKSSTYSIIPITVAEMGLTISWIFSSDPKSISFSVVYQESEDTPLDQCKVLIPMTRCNSHKETIRGQVKVRNSGIYTLIFDNTFSRFISKRVFYHLTIERPVIYDGSDFPEP from the exons TATGAACACCAAGGTGACCAG TGACTGGTACTATGCAAGAAGTCCATTTTTGAATTCCAAAATGAGTTCTGACATTGTGGGTCAACTCTATGAGCTCACTGACGTTCAGTTTGACCTGGCATCAAGAGGCTATGATTTAGATGCTGCTTGGCCAACATTTGCCAG GAGGACACTGTCCTCACTTGGATCTTCAGCATATTTATGGAAGCCCCCAAGTCGCAGCTCCAGCATGAGCAGTTTAGTGAGCAATTATTTGCAG GCCCAAGAGTTTCCCTCCAGCCCTGATGCAAATAGCTCACTAAATGTTGAACACCTTGAAGGGTTTGAAGAGATGCGTGTAGAACTTGACCAGGCTGAGCTGAGGCAGAGGGAACTTCAGGATCGTATTCACCACTTGGAGTTGGAAAACCAGGAGCTCCAGGCAGCTGTCAGCCTTCAGAAAGAACAAGTAGAAgtagaaaaggagaagagcaaTAACTACAGTGAGGAGAACTCCCGGCTGATAAAGATCATCACAGAGCTACAGAAGCAGTGTGAGGTCTCACACTCCACTCAGAGCACTGTTCATGACCTGCAGAAGTGCCTACAGTCACTGGAACTGAATGCAgtagagcagcagaaggaataTTCAAcaaagctggagcagctggtgACCAGCAAAGAAGACTGTGCTTCAAAACTGCAGGTGTTGAATCAGGAACTGGAGGCCTCTAGGGCTTTGGTTGCTATGAAGGATCTTTACATTAATGATCTCAAAGCCAAGCTGAGTTCCACAGAGCAGAAGAACCTCAACTTCCTTGAAAAAGTTGATGCTGCCTTGGAGGAAAAGGGACAGCAAGCCACAGCCCACTGTGACTCTGCCCTACAGATACAGGCACTGTTAGAGAAGCTccaggagacagaaaaggaaaaggcagataTGCAGAGACTCAATGATGAACATGTGtctcagctgaaagcagcaagggaggagctgcagctgagagAAGAGGCACAGAAGGAGCTGGAATCCAGATACAATCGCCTCACTGTTGACTccaaagaagaaagtgaaaagcTGCATGGGAGCCTGGAAACCGTGGCAAAGGAGTTAGATGCACTTCAGAAGGCCTTGAGcctgaaagaaacagagatgGCTGAGCTCCAGACCCAGGTAATGGGGTCGCTGGCTCAGGTGGggtcaatggaaaaaaatcttgaggaagcaaggaaagaaaaagagaaacttgaGGAGGAGTATGGTAGGAGAGAAGgagcactgaaacagaaagtCCAGTCACAAGCAGAGCAACTTGAACTAGAGGAGGGTCGCTTAACTAAGGTGAGTCAGACTGTGTGTAACCTTGAGGAGCAAAACCAGAAACTCTTGTCTGAGAATAAACATCTCAGCCAAAAAGTCAAGGAGCTGGAGGACCAAGTGGAGCAGCAAAACTCTGCAGTGAGCGAAATGGGTGAGGAGAACAGGAAGCTGAAAGCAGAGAATGAGAATTTGCAGCAGTCCGAGAAGAAGATGGAAGGGAAGCTGAAAAGTTTGGAAATGTCTGAAGCTTCCCTGGAAGCCGAGGTAGCTAGGCTGAGAGCCTCTGAGAAACAGCTTCAGAGTGAGATAGATGATTCCCTGGTGTCAGTtgatgaaaaagagaagaagctCCGAGATGAGAACAAACAGCTGGATGAAGATTTGCAGAATGCCAGGAGGCAAAGCCAAATTCTGGAGGAGAGATTAGAGACTCTGCAGTCAGACTATGAAGAActaaagcaaagagaagagaCCACCAAGGAGTTTTGTGCCTCACTTGAAGAACAGCTGAAGACTGCCAAACAGGATAATATACTAATGGACAAAACCATAGGCACCTTGAAGGAAAGCAGTGAGTGTCTGCAGTCACAGCTTACAGAGAAGGAAGTGGAACTGCAAGGCCTGGAAAGCCTTTGTGAGCAACTaagagcagaagctgaaagaCACAGGAAGAGAGCAGAGACTTTTGAGGTAGAAAAGCTCAGTGTTGAGAAGACATGCATCCATCAGACAACACTTATTGAATCCCTCacatcagaaaagaaagaagtggaaaaactccaactgcagcaggcagcttcTCTGGAGAAGGAGGCGAAGGAGCTGGCCTCCAGACTGGCCATCAGTGAAGAGCAGTTGGAAGTCAATCGAAGTGAAGTGTCCAGGCTGCAAGCAGAAGTCCTTGACCTGCGAGTCAAGCTTCAGCAGATGACTGGTGAGAGAGAGCAGATGAGAGGTGATCTGGCAGTCAGAGAGACTGCCTTGGGTGAGCAGAAGGCACttgtgcagcagctgaaagagcAAAATGAGTCACTCAACAGAAACCATGTGGAAGAACTGGTGCAAtgtaaagaaagagaagaggtgCTGAAAAAAGAGCAGGAGACAGCAGCCCATCAAAAAGCTGAGCTAGAAAATAGTTTGCTGAACTTGAAGGAAGAGCTATGTAAAGTTAAGCAGTACTTGGAAGCTGCTAgaatggaaaatgaagaaaacaaagaactcCTCCACAGGACCAACACAGATATGGCTGAACTTGGCATTCAGATTTGTGCCTTGACCTCTGAAAAGGTGGATGCAGAAGAGCAGTTAGCCCAAGCCACAGAAAGGCTCAAAGAACTGGAAGAACAGGCAGCAGAACAACAAGAGAACCTGAAGCTTGAGATCTCTAATCTCAGGCAGGAGAACAAGAGCCTACAAGAGAAACTAGAGGAGGCTCAAATAAGTGCTGCAGCTGTCCCAAGTCTGCAATCGCAGCTGGAGACAGTAAAGAAACAGTCACAGAATTTCCAAGAAACCAGCCAAGAAGAGCTGTCTGCAATAAAATTTCAAATGAGCACAGAGATTCTAAATTGTCAGACAAAATTCAAG GCTGTCAGTGAAGAGTGTGGGAACATAAGAGGGCAActtgaggagcagaggagacaactgcatgctgcagaggaagagatTGCAGAATTACAG GCTGCAAACACGAATTTGTCTAGAAAGCTGGATGAAGCAAGAGAGCAGCTGTCTGAATCAGAATCTGCTCGactgcagaaggaagaggaggtgacATCTCTGAGAGAACTCTTGGCAAG AATCCAAAAAGAAGCTGATGAAGCAAAAGAGAAGATGATGGATTACAGTGAGAAGCTCAGCAAGGTGGCAGCAGACAGAGATAGCAGTGACCAGAAGTTATTTGCTGAGTTGGATGACCtaacaagaacaaaacagtTCCTTGAGGAACGTTTGATAGAACTTATCAG AGATAAGGATGCTTTGTGGCAAAAATCAGATGCTCTGGAGTTCCAGCAGAAGCTTAGTGCAGAGCAAAGGTGGCAAGGGGACACAGAGGTTAATCACTGTCTAGACTGCCAGAGAGAGTTCTCATGGATGGTGCGCCGACACCACTGCAG AATGTGTGGTCGTATTTTCTGCTACTACTGCTGCAACAACTACATGGTGACAAAGCCTGGTGGAAAAAAGGAGCGTTGCTGCAGAGCTTGCTTTACCAAGCCTAGAGTTATTGTGGACAATGCAGATGACTCTGGATCCAGTGCCAACCAAGAAGAATCACCAGCTTCATTGGAATCACCTGGGTCACCACCCGAGAGGGCTTTTG TTGCAAATGAAACCTCTAAACTACCAGATGATGCAGCATTTGATATAATCACTGATGAGGAGCTGTGCCAAGTGCAGGAATCAGAGTCCCTCCACGATGAAAGTCAGATGGAGAGAGACTCTCTGGATCGAAGCGTGACAGATCT GAACCGACCAGGTGGTTCCCTGTATATAAGAATCCTTGGCATTTTTTCGGGGAATGACAGCCTAATTCATCCTGTTATCAAcctgctgagaagcagagaagcaaa aAACAGCACATGTAATTCTTCAACCTATGATGAATCGGAAGAGTGGCAAGTTGCTCAAGATGCTGAGATATGTTTGTTGAAGTCTGGAGAAATCAT GATCAAATTACCCCTTACAGTGGAAGAGATCCTAAATTTTGGGGAAGGCAACAGAGAGCTGTTCATTAAATCCAGCACCTACAGTATCATTCCTATCACTGTTGCAGAGATGGGGCTAACTATTAGCTGGATCTTTTCATCAGACCCTAAAAGCATATCCTTCAGCGTCGTTTACCAAGAATCAGAAGACACACCACTGGATCAGTGCAAA GTTCTTATTCCTATGACCCGCTGCAACTCTCATAAGGAAACTATCAGAGGTCAGGTGAAAGTCAGAAACTCTGGAATCTACACACTGATATTTGACAACACATTCTCTAG GTTTATCTCAAAAAGAGTGTTTTATCACTTGACTATTGAACGCCCTGTCATCTATGATGGAAGTGATTTTCCAGAGCCTTGA
- the FYCO1 gene encoding FYVE and coiled-coil domain-containing protein 1 isoform X2, with protein sequence MAATSGESQLQRIIRDLQDAVTELSKEFKEGGEPITDDSVNLQKFSYKLEYLLQFDQKEKNTLLGNRKDYWDYFCDCLAKVKGANDGIRFVKSITELRTSLGKGRAFLRYSLVHQRLADTLQQCFMNTKVTSDWYYARSPFLNSKMSSDIVGQLYELTDVQFDLASRGYDLDAAWPTFARRTLSSLGSSAYLWKPPSRSSSMSSLVSNYLQAQEFPSSPDANSSLNVEHLEGFEEMRVELDQAELRQRELQDRIHHLELENQELQAAVSLQKEQVEVEKEKSNNYSEENSRLIKIITELQKQCEVSHSTQSTVHDLQKCLQSLELNAVEQQKEYSTKLEQLVTSKEDCASKLQVLNQELEASRALVAMKDLYINDLKAKLSSTEQKNLNFLEKVDAALEEKGQQATAHCDSALQIQALLEKLQETEKEKADMQRLNDEHVSQLKAAREELQLREEAQKELESRYNRLTVDSKEESEKLHGSLETVAKELDALQKALSLKETEMAELQTQVMGSLAQVGSMEKNLEEARKEKEKLEEEYGRREGALKQKVQSQAEQLELEEGRLTKVSQTVCNLEEQNQKLLSENKHLSQKVKELEDQVEQQNSAVSEMGEENRKLKAENENLQQSEKKMEGKLKSLEMSEASLEAEVARLRASEKQLQSEIDDSLVSVDEKEKKLRDENKQLDEDLQNARRQSQILEERLETLQSDYEELKQREETTKEFCASLEEQLKTAKQDNILMDKTIGTLKESSECLQSQLTEKEVELQGLESLCEQLRAEAERHRKRAETFEVEKLSVEKTCIHQTTLIESLTSEKKEVEKLQLQQAASLEKEAKELASRLAISEEQLEVNRSEVSRLQAEVLDLRVKLQQMTGEREQMRGDLAVRETALGEQKALVQQLKEQNESLNRNHVEELVQCKEREEVLKKEQETAAHQKAELENSLLNLKEELCKVKQYLEAARMENEENKELLHRTNTDMAELGIQICALTSEKVDAEEQLAQATERLKELEEQAAEQQENLKLEISNLRQENKSLQEKLEEAQISAAAVPSLQSQLETVKKQSQNFQETSQEELSAIKFQMSTEILNCQTKFKAVSEECGNIRGQLEEQRRQLHAAEEEIAELQAANTNLSRKLDEAREQLSESESARLQKEEEVTSLRELLARIQKEADEAKEKMMDYSEKLSKVAADRDSSDQKLFAELDDLTRTKQFLEERLIELIRDKDALWQKSDALEFQQKLSAEQRWQGDTEVNHCLDCQREFSWMVRRHHCRMCGRIFCYYCCNNYMVTKPGGKKERCCRACFTKPRVIVDNADDSGSSANQEESPASLESPGSPPERAFVANETSKLPDDAAFDIITDEELCQVQESESLHDESQMERDSLDRSVTDLNSTCNSSTYDESEEWQVAQDAEICLLKSGEIMIKLPLTVEEILNFGEGNRELFIKSSTYSIIPITVAEMGLTISWIFSSDPKSISFSVVYQESEDTPLDQCKVLIPMTRCNSHKETIRGQVKVRNSGIYTLIFDNTFSRFISKRVFYHLTIERPVIYDGSDFPEP encoded by the exons TATGAACACCAAGGTGACCAG TGACTGGTACTATGCAAGAAGTCCATTTTTGAATTCCAAAATGAGTTCTGACATTGTGGGTCAACTCTATGAGCTCACTGACGTTCAGTTTGACCTGGCATCAAGAGGCTATGATTTAGATGCTGCTTGGCCAACATTTGCCAG GAGGACACTGTCCTCACTTGGATCTTCAGCATATTTATGGAAGCCCCCAAGTCGCAGCTCCAGCATGAGCAGTTTAGTGAGCAATTATTTGCAG GCCCAAGAGTTTCCCTCCAGCCCTGATGCAAATAGCTCACTAAATGTTGAACACCTTGAAGGGTTTGAAGAGATGCGTGTAGAACTTGACCAGGCTGAGCTGAGGCAGAGGGAACTTCAGGATCGTATTCACCACTTGGAGTTGGAAAACCAGGAGCTCCAGGCAGCTGTCAGCCTTCAGAAAGAACAAGTAGAAgtagaaaaggagaagagcaaTAACTACAGTGAGGAGAACTCCCGGCTGATAAAGATCATCACAGAGCTACAGAAGCAGTGTGAGGTCTCACACTCCACTCAGAGCACTGTTCATGACCTGCAGAAGTGCCTACAGTCACTGGAACTGAATGCAgtagagcagcagaaggaataTTCAAcaaagctggagcagctggtgACCAGCAAAGAAGACTGTGCTTCAAAACTGCAGGTGTTGAATCAGGAACTGGAGGCCTCTAGGGCTTTGGTTGCTATGAAGGATCTTTACATTAATGATCTCAAAGCCAAGCTGAGTTCCACAGAGCAGAAGAACCTCAACTTCCTTGAAAAAGTTGATGCTGCCTTGGAGGAAAAGGGACAGCAAGCCACAGCCCACTGTGACTCTGCCCTACAGATACAGGCACTGTTAGAGAAGCTccaggagacagaaaaggaaaaggcagataTGCAGAGACTCAATGATGAACATGTGtctcagctgaaagcagcaagggaggagctgcagctgagagAAGAGGCACAGAAGGAGCTGGAATCCAGATACAATCGCCTCACTGTTGACTccaaagaagaaagtgaaaagcTGCATGGGAGCCTGGAAACCGTGGCAAAGGAGTTAGATGCACTTCAGAAGGCCTTGAGcctgaaagaaacagagatgGCTGAGCTCCAGACCCAGGTAATGGGGTCGCTGGCTCAGGTGGggtcaatggaaaaaaatcttgaggaagcaaggaaagaaaaagagaaacttgaGGAGGAGTATGGTAGGAGAGAAGgagcactgaaacagaaagtCCAGTCACAAGCAGAGCAACTTGAACTAGAGGAGGGTCGCTTAACTAAGGTGAGTCAGACTGTGTGTAACCTTGAGGAGCAAAACCAGAAACTCTTGTCTGAGAATAAACATCTCAGCCAAAAAGTCAAGGAGCTGGAGGACCAAGTGGAGCAGCAAAACTCTGCAGTGAGCGAAATGGGTGAGGAGAACAGGAAGCTGAAAGCAGAGAATGAGAATTTGCAGCAGTCCGAGAAGAAGATGGAAGGGAAGCTGAAAAGTTTGGAAATGTCTGAAGCTTCCCTGGAAGCCGAGGTAGCTAGGCTGAGAGCCTCTGAGAAACAGCTTCAGAGTGAGATAGATGATTCCCTGGTGTCAGTtgatgaaaaagagaagaagctCCGAGATGAGAACAAACAGCTGGATGAAGATTTGCAGAATGCCAGGAGGCAAAGCCAAATTCTGGAGGAGAGATTAGAGACTCTGCAGTCAGACTATGAAGAActaaagcaaagagaagagaCCACCAAGGAGTTTTGTGCCTCACTTGAAGAACAGCTGAAGACTGCCAAACAGGATAATATACTAATGGACAAAACCATAGGCACCTTGAAGGAAAGCAGTGAGTGTCTGCAGTCACAGCTTACAGAGAAGGAAGTGGAACTGCAAGGCCTGGAAAGCCTTTGTGAGCAACTaagagcagaagctgaaagaCACAGGAAGAGAGCAGAGACTTTTGAGGTAGAAAAGCTCAGTGTTGAGAAGACATGCATCCATCAGACAACACTTATTGAATCCCTCacatcagaaaagaaagaagtggaaaaactccaactgcagcaggcagcttcTCTGGAGAAGGAGGCGAAGGAGCTGGCCTCCAGACTGGCCATCAGTGAAGAGCAGTTGGAAGTCAATCGAAGTGAAGTGTCCAGGCTGCAAGCAGAAGTCCTTGACCTGCGAGTCAAGCTTCAGCAGATGACTGGTGAGAGAGAGCAGATGAGAGGTGATCTGGCAGTCAGAGAGACTGCCTTGGGTGAGCAGAAGGCACttgtgcagcagctgaaagagcAAAATGAGTCACTCAACAGAAACCATGTGGAAGAACTGGTGCAAtgtaaagaaagagaagaggtgCTGAAAAAAGAGCAGGAGACAGCAGCCCATCAAAAAGCTGAGCTAGAAAATAGTTTGCTGAACTTGAAGGAAGAGCTATGTAAAGTTAAGCAGTACTTGGAAGCTGCTAgaatggaaaatgaagaaaacaaagaactcCTCCACAGGACCAACACAGATATGGCTGAACTTGGCATTCAGATTTGTGCCTTGACCTCTGAAAAGGTGGATGCAGAAGAGCAGTTAGCCCAAGCCACAGAAAGGCTCAAAGAACTGGAAGAACAGGCAGCAGAACAACAAGAGAACCTGAAGCTTGAGATCTCTAATCTCAGGCAGGAGAACAAGAGCCTACAAGAGAAACTAGAGGAGGCTCAAATAAGTGCTGCAGCTGTCCCAAGTCTGCAATCGCAGCTGGAGACAGTAAAGAAACAGTCACAGAATTTCCAAGAAACCAGCCAAGAAGAGCTGTCTGCAATAAAATTTCAAATGAGCACAGAGATTCTAAATTGTCAGACAAAATTCAAG GCTGTCAGTGAAGAGTGTGGGAACATAAGAGGGCAActtgaggagcagaggagacaactgcatgctgcagaggaagagatTGCAGAATTACAG GCTGCAAACACGAATTTGTCTAGAAAGCTGGATGAAGCAAGAGAGCAGCTGTCTGAATCAGAATCTGCTCGactgcagaaggaagaggaggtgacATCTCTGAGAGAACTCTTGGCAAG AATCCAAAAAGAAGCTGATGAAGCAAAAGAGAAGATGATGGATTACAGTGAGAAGCTCAGCAAGGTGGCAGCAGACAGAGATAGCAGTGACCAGAAGTTATTTGCTGAGTTGGATGACCtaacaagaacaaaacagtTCCTTGAGGAACGTTTGATAGAACTTATCAG AGATAAGGATGCTTTGTGGCAAAAATCAGATGCTCTGGAGTTCCAGCAGAAGCTTAGTGCAGAGCAAAGGTGGCAAGGGGACACAGAGGTTAATCACTGTCTAGACTGCCAGAGAGAGTTCTCATGGATGGTGCGCCGACACCACTGCAG AATGTGTGGTCGTATTTTCTGCTACTACTGCTGCAACAACTACATGGTGACAAAGCCTGGTGGAAAAAAGGAGCGTTGCTGCAGAGCTTGCTTTACCAAGCCTAGAGTTATTGTGGACAATGCAGATGACTCTGGATCCAGTGCCAACCAAGAAGAATCACCAGCTTCATTGGAATCACCTGGGTCACCACCCGAGAGGGCTTTTG TTGCAAATGAAACCTCTAAACTACCAGATGATGCAGCATTTGATATAATCACTGATGAGGAGCTGTGCCAAGTGCAGGAATCAGAGTCCCTCCACGATGAAAGTCAGATGGAGAGAGACTCTCTGGATCGAAGCGTGACAGATCT aAACAGCACATGTAATTCTTCAACCTATGATGAATCGGAAGAGTGGCAAGTTGCTCAAGATGCTGAGATATGTTTGTTGAAGTCTGGAGAAATCAT GATCAAATTACCCCTTACAGTGGAAGAGATCCTAAATTTTGGGGAAGGCAACAGAGAGCTGTTCATTAAATCCAGCACCTACAGTATCATTCCTATCACTGTTGCAGAGATGGGGCTAACTATTAGCTGGATCTTTTCATCAGACCCTAAAAGCATATCCTTCAGCGTCGTTTACCAAGAATCAGAAGACACACCACTGGATCAGTGCAAA GTTCTTATTCCTATGACCCGCTGCAACTCTCATAAGGAAACTATCAGAGGTCAGGTGAAAGTCAGAAACTCTGGAATCTACACACTGATATTTGACAACACATTCTCTAG GTTTATCTCAAAAAGAGTGTTTTATCACTTGACTATTGAACGCCCTGTCATCTATGATGGAAGTGATTTTCCAGAGCCTTGA